Proteins from one Aspergillus nidulans FGSC A4 chromosome VIII genomic window:
- a CDS encoding uncharacterized protein (transcript_id=CADANIAT00002510) encodes MACISPRSSTEQMGLLSSLSAGYPTCRFLQRVYPCAPPLERHTVLATGPLKFKADPNPTGNSNRPIRRFGSALARYSEDLVDVGSLNLPGQAVQEELASMTITEDFPQHQRAPEVSWDMAKYEKTSKGQTYSTSSHLVKVLHSLGSHHHSLTNLKPGETTIPTPTDMSSNDNSTSDSKSFSGANEPNDLTSPAVSGLETNGSPLHPSLRDAVTVANSYFQVRAAVEAADDAALTDDEARAVLDTLGIQLAPGEDASLKLKGFAISLTKRRGSSF; translated from the exons ATGGCCTGTATTTCTCCTCGGTCGTCAACCGAGCAAATGGGTTTGCTGTCGTCATTGTCCGCAGGGTACCCCACTTGCCGGTTCCTCCAGCGAGTTTACCCCTGTGCACCGCCTCTCGAGCGCCACACAGTTCTTGCAACTGGTC CACTGAAGTTCAAAGCAGACCCGAATCCCACTGGTAATTCGAACCGTCCGATAAGGCGATTCGGAAGTGCCTTGGCAAGATATTCTGAGGATTTGGTAGACGTTGGAA GTCTTAATTTACCAGGCCAGGCTGTTCAAGAGGAACTGGCAAGCATGA CCATCACAGAAGACTTTCCGCAACAC CAAAGAGCCCCAGAAGTTTCTTGGGACATGGCGAAATATGAAAAGACCTCAAAAGGTCAAACTTATTCCACCTCGTCTCATCTCGTCAAGGTCCTTCATTCACTTGGTAGCCATCACCATTCACTTACAAATCTCAAGCCTGGTGAGACAACCATACCGACACCCACAGACATGTCTTCAAACGACAATTCCACTTCCGACTCCAAGTCCTTCTCTGGAGCAAATGAACCGAACGACTTAACTTCCCCCGCAGTCAGTGGCTTGGAAACCAATGGCTCACCCCTCCATCCGAGTCTCCGCGATGCCGTCACCGTCGCGAACAGCTATTTTCAAGTGAGGGCTGCCGTAGAGGCAGCCGATGATGCAGCGCTTACCGATGACGAAGCGCGCGCTGTGTTAGACACTCTCGGAATACAGCTCGCTCCTGGCGAGGACGCctccttgaagctgaagggcTTTGCTATTAGCTTGACAAAGCGCCGGGGGTCTTCCTTCTAG
- a CDS encoding glycoside hydrolase family 18 protein (transcript_id=CADANIAT00002509) yields the protein MYLTGVRQHNVVPEPSLVSDVTHVALAFMQSSIFNRNSTSSWPLFTTVDAVRTEFSNGTSILISIGGWGDTQGFSTAARTDESRKLFAENIRRMVDDTGADGVDIDWEYPGGNGEDYKRIPNSEKFWETAAYPQLLAEIRAAIPDKLITAAVPGLPRDMLAFTKETIPSISASVDFLNVMTYDLMNRRDTVTKHHTGVQLSLESIDAYIEAGMPPEKLNLGLAYYVKWFKTVPGEQCAKQPIGCPTVLMEDPDTGADLGQAGAFSWNDRVPQELAASFEKAKISGEYDPFGGGYYFWDSNENIFWSWDTANAIKRKFPAILEKRKLGGVFAWGLGEDAPEFAHLKATTAGLGDSSAAPGGKLSTSRKDEL from the exons ATGTATCTTACAGG AGTAAGGCAGCACAACGTGGTCCCTGAACCATCCCTCGTCTCAGATGTGACGCACGTTGCCCTCGCTTTCATGCAATCGTCAATCTTCAATAGGAACTCAACCTCGAGCTGGCCTCTCTTCACCACAGTTGATGCTGTCCGTACCGAATTCTCGAACGGAACATCAatcctcatctccatcggTGGATGGGGCGACACGCAGGGATTTTCCACGGCTGCTCGGACGGACGAGAGCCGGAAGCTCTTTGCGGAGAACATTAGGCGGATGGTGGACGATACCGGGGCGGATG GAGTAGATATTGACTGGGAGTATCCTGG AGGCAACGGCGAAGACTACAAACGAATCCCCAACTCGGAGAAATTTTGGGAAACCGCAGCATACCCCCAACTTCTGGCAGAGATACGAGCAGCCATCCCGGACAAACTGATAACCGCCGCCGTTCCAGGCCTTCCACGAGACATGTTGGCTTTCACAAAAGAGACTATACCCTCTATCAGCGCCTCAGTTGATTTCCTCAACGTGATGACATACGACCTCATGAACAGACGAGACACTGTAACGAAACATCACACTGGCGTACAGCTGTCCCTGGAGTCAATAGATGCATATATAGAGGCCGGCATGCCGCCTGAAAAGCTCAACCTCGGCCTCGCGTACTATGTTAAATGGTTCAAGACCGTGCCAGGCGAACAGTGCGCAAAACAGCCAATTGGATGTCCGACTGTTTTAATGGAGGACCCGGATACGGGTGCGGATCTTGGACAAGCAGGCGCATTTTCATGGAATGATCGAGTTCCCCAAGAGCTGGCTGCGAGTTTTGAAAAGGCCAAAATAAGTGGTGAATATGATCCTTTTGGCGGCGGCTATTACTTCTGGGACTCGAATGAAAACATCTTCTGGTCGTGGGACACAGCAAATGCTATTAAAAGAAAGTTTCCTGCTAttttggagaagagaaagctcGGTGGCGTGTTTGCTTGGGGCTTGGGTGAGGATGCTCCTGAGTTTGCGCACCTCAAGGCAACGACTGCTGGCCTCGGGGACTCTTCGGCAGCGCCCGGCGGCAAGCTAAGTACAAGTAGGAAAGATGAGTTATGA